The window CGACCGCCGGCCGCAGCAAACAGGAACAGGTTAAGCTGGTGATCCAAGCGCTGATCGGCGTATGGCTGGTGCTGGCGCTCGCGCTTCATCTGGCGGAAGTGGGTCTGATCGGCCTGTCGGTGATTATTCTGGCCACCTCGCTGTGCGGCGTGACCGATGAGCATGCCATCGGCAAAGCTTTCCAGGAAGCCTTACCCTTCACCGCGCTGCTGACGGTGTTCTTCACCGTGGTGGCGGTAATTATCGAGCAGCATCTGTTCAGCCCGGTGATCCAGTTTGTTCTGCAGGCCCCCCCGGCTTCGCAGTTAACGCTGTTTTATCTGTTTAACGGCCTGCTTTCTTCGGTCTCCGACAACGTATTTGTCGGCACGGTTTACATCAATGAAGCGCGCGCTGCCTTTGAGAGCGGCGCCGTTTCGCTGAAGCAGTTCGAAATGCTGGCGGTCGCCATCAATACCGGCACCAACCTGCCCTCGGTCGCCACGCCTAACGGCCAGGCGGCGTTTTTGTTCCTGCTGACTTCGGCGCTGGCGCCGCTGGTGCGCTTGTCCTACGGGCGTATGGTTTGGATGGCTTTGCCCTATACCCTGGTCTTGACCTTGGTCGGTTTGCTGTGCGTGCAATTCACCCTCGCGCCGGCTACCGAACTGCTGACCCAATGGCACTGGCTGGCGCTGCCGCAGCAAGAGGGGGCGGCCCATTGACCTGCATCCCGCTCCGCCGCCGGCGACTATTTTTGTGCTGAATCCGGCACAGGTGGCTGGCAGCGGGATTGAATTGGTTTACACTGCCTGTTCAATTGCTTACTGCATGGAAGAATAAATATATGTTGCAATTCTTTAACCGCTGCTCACAGGGCCGCGGTGCTTGGCTGCTCATGGCCCTGACTGCACTGGTGCTGGAATTAGTCGCACTTTATTTCCAGCACGTTATGCTGCTGCAGCCCTGTGTTATGTGCATCTATGAACGCTGCGCGCTGTTTGGCATTCTCGGCGCCTCGCTGGTCGGTGCCATTGCGCCGAAAACTCCGCTGCGCTACGTGGCGATCCTGCTGTGGATCTACAGCGCCTGGGAAGGCGTGCAGCTGGCATGGAAACACACCATGATCCAGCTGCATCCATCGCCGTTTAATACCTGCGATTTCTTCGTCAGCTTCCCATCCTGGCTGCCACTGGATAAATGGCTGCCGGCGGTGTTCCACGCCTCCGGCGACTGCTCCGTACGCCAATGGCAGTTCCTGACGCTGGAAATGCCGCAGTGGCTGGTGGGGATCTTTGCCGCTTATCTGCTGGTTGCTCTGGTGGTGTTGCTCGCGCAGTTCGTTCGGCCGCGCCGCCGCGATTTATTCGGGCGTTGATTGCCCGCTGATAAAAAACGGCGCCTCTGGGCGCCGTTTTTTTATGGGTTGCTGTAAATCTCAGAGGTTATTTGACCTCAGGTATGTGTAAGGTAATAAACGAGCACGATCAGTGCCCCAGCGACGGCAAACAGCCGGATCATTTTCATTGTTGTACTCTCGAATCAAACGGGAGAGCGGCCAAATTACCTAACTTATTGTGCAAAAAGAAGTATCCGGGTGCCATTCGGGACGTAATTTACATAACATTAAGTTTGCCACACGAATAGAGAGGGCTGCCATGAAAAACACGACGAACCGAGGTCAGCTCCCCCTACTTATGGATGCTTACAAAAAACTTACGGGATTGCATTAACGCACTGATGAAGTTCGCTGAATAAATCCTTATACTAACCGCAAGTTAGTAAATCCGATTTCCCTGGTGTTGTTGTGTGTCTTGCCCCTCATCTTTGCAGGGGCTTTTTTCGTTGCATTGGCGGCCGATCCGGCCCAATGGCCCTGCGACAAAATGCACACCGCCGCTATTCGCATCGTTAAAACCCTAATGAACTCGCGCCTGCAATTTACAATGCGGCAACCTTGAATAATCTGTTATTGAATTTGATTGTTCAATAACAAAACTCTCAAAATTAAATAATAAAAAATTCAATAATTAGAAAGTTCTTATTAATGAGTTCGAGATTTTGTTGCACCATTATAAAATCAGCCGGGTTTCTGGGCATTTCTGCATCCATCGGTTTAACGATCAGAAAATGACACTGGGAAAGACCAGCGTAGTGAATGGGCGTTAACCGTTCAACCTGCTGTAAAACAGCAACACATCTTAAAAAGGAGCTTTACATGAAGGAAATCACTAGTCAGGAAATTGCCTACGTATCAGGCGCAGGTCTGATATCCAATACGCTGGCTTTTGCTGGAGATGTTGTTATTGACGCTGTAAAAATTAGCAACGATGCATTAAATACCACGCTCATCTCATCCGTCGGCAAAACGTTCGACGCCGTGGGTTTGGGAAGCGTACATAATCTTGCGGACTCTCTGGGTTATGCCGCATTTAAAACCATCGCTGGCGTAGGTTCAGTATTGGGTGGCGATGCGAGCCGCATCGACTACCACTACGAGTGGGAATGGGGCGCCTAATTTTTTAGGATTTATTTAGCCTCTATTAAGACCTCTCAACGGACGTTGAGAGGTCTTTTTTAGTTCACAATGACTCAAATAGGGAAGAGTCTTTCAATCAACGGCGAACTGAATAACCGATGCGGATCATAACGGTTCAATATTGTTGATGCCTTGTTCCAGTCATTGCCGCCTGGCGCCCCCGCTCCCAAACTGGTTGGTATATTATTGCCGATAACAGAGCTATTCACCCAGGTGCCTTCCGGGGTATAGGCCCAACCTTTGCTCCACTCGACCCGCGTAGCGGCATAGTCGCCAGAAAAGTGTGAAAAGATCCAGGTTTCCATTTCCTGATAGAATTTATTGGCGTCCGGCGTGTCCGGCATGGTCAGGATGTCCAGCCAAACCGCAACGTCCCACTCCGGTTTTCCGGCGTGCGGGCGCAATGCGGAAAGCGCCGGCGCCATCGCCCCGGCGACAATGGACTCCGCAGGCTGATCCAGCCCCGTAACCCGGATCTCGATCGGGCCGTTCATCGGGTAGGAATTTTTGCTTTGGTAGGCCGCCACCATCTGATTGTACTTGGTCACAAAGTCGTACAACACGCTTTGCACGTTGGCGCGCTTGGTCAGGATGGCATAGCCGTTCGCCGTGACGCGCAGCGTCGAGGGCTTCACGTACAGCAGCAGGTCTTTGCTCCAGCCCCACAGATCGAAGCTCAGCGTAGCGCCCAGCCCCACGCTGACCAATTCCGCCTGCAGCTTGCCCAACGTAGGCGTCAGCTCCGGATGGCCATTGTTAATCTGTTTGATCACGTCTGAAATGGATTTTGGCAGGTTATCAGAGAATGGATAGTTGAATGGCGAATGGACGGGTTTGGAAACGTTTGGATACGAAGGCGTCTCGGTCCATATTTTCAACCAGGGGTTTTCCGTAAACGGGAACCAGATAGCCTCTGCCCGCCCACATTGATCCAAATAGTGGCTAAACGAGCGCTTGCCGGCAGCATCTTTGGCGAACAGCTCCGTCGCGGGAATATTGACATAGCTTTGGCAGCGCAACCGTTTATTGCGCGGCACCTGCATCGTCACTTCATAAATCAGCGCACGCCCCACGTGCACCATAAAGGCGGTGATATCCTGCTCGTTGCGCTGGAAGGTTTTCAGCACGTAGCTTTTACCGGCCTCATCCCACACGACGGCGGTCAGCGAGACAATGCTGTTGCTGAGCGAACCGAAGCTCCCGCCCGTCGGCAGGGTCTCGCCTTTCGCCGGCACGCAGGTACCGTGGCCGCCGATAGCCAGCACGCCGCCCAGGGTTAAATCGCCAGGGGCGGGATAAGCCAGAAAACCCAGTTTCTTTTTCTCGAGCTGGGTCAGCAAGTCTTCCATGAGAATGCCGGTTTGCGCCTTGAAAGTTCCATTTCCATTGGCTTCTATAATCGTCATCTTGTTTAACGACTTGGTCAAATCTACCAGCAAGACGTTGCCATTGTTCTCGCCGCCCGCAATGGTTAACTGTGACCAATTGTGTTTCATACCCAGCGGGCGCACCTTGTAGTTATTTTGGTAAGCCCAATTGACCACCTTCAGCAATTCATCTGAATTTGCCGGCGCGCAGGTAAGAATATGCCGACCTACAGTTTCCTGAGACCAGTTTGTAAAATCAGAATAATAAGATTTTATCGGTAAGGAGGGGGTTGCAACGGCACGGCTATTGGATTCGTTCATCATACACTGTTACTCCTTAACAGTTAATAATCGACACCTTCATCATGAAGGTCTTGAAAGTATTGTCGTTACCTCATCCAATCACTATCAGCATCGTCTTAATTTCAACTGCCGAAACAATTAGCCGCTGCGCCTGCCTAAAAATAAAAATATGGACCGCCATCGGGGTCTCGAACCCCGCACCTACAACTAAAATGGTCGCTTGCTCTTCCTGATGAGCTAATGGCGGTATGTAATGCATGATTTATTGCTGGGAAAATTACCATGATAGAGTTAATTTGTAATGGGAACTATCTGATTAGCAGTTTAAATGACTGAATGCACAGTTTTATTAAGAACTTTATTATTTACCGAGCGACGCGACGAGACTATATTTCCGTTGGTGCCCCGGCACAGAAAGAACCCTTGTCTGTTATTTTTCGCCGCCGAACGGCGGCTTTTTTCCTAAAACAGCGGGAAGCAACGTTAGGATAGGGATAATTCGCGACATGAGCGTATCTAAATGGATATTACTGATTATCGTGATGCTTTTTGTGTGGCTCGCCTACAACAACTGCGGCACAGGTTATCGCCGTTATCAGCCGATCGAGCTGAAGTCCGGAATTCATCCCCCTTCGGCGCCGCAGCACAACAGTGCGCCGCTGTGCTGAGCCGCCCCGCTTTCTTAGCGTGCCCAATCCGGCTTATTGAGGATGTGATCCTGCCAGTCCACCACTTCGCTCTCGCGCACCGCAATATGCCGCACCGTAATGCGCTCACCGTGCATGGCCGCCTTGGAGCCGCTGATCAGCGGGTGCCAAGAGAATAACGGCCTGCCCTCGCCTATCAGGCGGTAAGCGCAGGTTGGCGGCAACCAGTCGAAGGTGGTGAGGTTTTCACGCGTCAGCTTGATGCAGTCTTCTTCCAGCTCGAAGCGGCGCTCGTAGTTGCGGCACTGGCAAGATTTGATGTTGAGCTGGTTGCAGGCTACGTTGGTGAAATAAATCTCGTCGGTATCTTCGTCGATCAGCTTATTCAGACAGCATTGCCCGCAACCGTCGCACAGCGATTCCCACTCTTGTTCTGACATCTCCGCCAGCGTTTTCTGTTGCCAAAAAGGGAGTTGTGACATGTTAGCGTCCGGTTTAGGTAAATGAATAGATAACCTGCGTGCAGGTTTTGAGGCTGCACTATATAGACACTTTAGCAGCAGGATGCAAGCTTTGCCGCCGTTTATGCCGGCGGCAAAGTATCGGTCAAATCACGCGGGTGGTCAGCGATTTGCCGTTGAGGGTGACTTTCAGCATATCGCCGGAAACCATCGGGCCAACCCCCTGTGGGGTGCCGGTAAGGATAATGTCGCCCGCGCGCAGCGTGAAGAAGCGGCTCATATAGGCGATCAGCGGCAGGATCGGAGTGATCATGTCGCGGGTGTTGCCCTGCTGGCGTAGCTGATCGTTGACCGTCAACGACAGCTCGGCGTTTTGCGCATCGCCAAATTCGGCCACTGGGATAAACCCGGACATCGGGCAGGAGCCGTCGAAGGCCTTGGCTTTTTCCCACGGCTGACCGGCCTTTTTGAAACCGGCCTGCAGCTCGCGCAGCGTCAGATCGAGCGCCACGCCGTAGCCGGCGATCGCCCGCGCGACGCGGTCTTCGTTAGCCTGCTTCAGCGGCGTGCCAATCAGCACCGCCAGCTCAACCTCATGGTGAACCGAACCGTATTCTTTCGGGATCGCCACCGGTTGGCGAATATCGCACAGCGCCGTTTCCGGTTTGATAAACACCACCGGCTCGGCGGAGGTCGCACTGCCCATTTCCTTGATGTGATCGGCGTAGTTGCTGCCGACGCAGACCACCTTGTTGACCGGGAAATCGAGCAATGCCCCCTGCCAGTCTCTATGTTGATACATACCGCTTCTCCCTACAAAAATGCAGGGGCTTAGCATGCTAAGCCCGTTATTGGCGGCTGGACGTTGTCTGCCGCGACGCATTGCCGGCGGCTGCGCGGTTTTTCAGCGCCCGATACCGTCCGCCATCAAACCCACACCGATCGCAAAATAGTAAGAGCTATTCCAGTGCATGATAGTTCGGAAATTATCATAGACCAGAAAGGCGCGCCCCTGCATACCATCCGGTGCGATAACCCAGCCCCGCTGGCGTGCCTGCGGCAAGGCGCCGCCGTCCGCACGCCGCACGCCGCGTTTTTGCCAGGCATCGACGCTGCGCGCCTGGCTATCTTTCAGCCCCAGCAGCGCGCTGTCGAAGCCGGCCGGCAATCGCACCTCTCGGCCCCAGCCGACGCTCGGCTGCCAGCCCTCGGTAGCCAGGTAGTTGGCGGTGGAGGCGAATACGTCGTCGCGGTTATGCCAGATGTCGATGCGGCCATCACCGTCGCCGTCCACCGCATAGCGCAGAAACGACGTCGGCATAAACTGGCATTGCCCCATAGCACCGGCCCAAGAGCCTTTCAACGGCCCCTCGCCGGCATGCCCCTGTTCGACAATCTTCAGCGCAGCCATCAGCTGCCGGCTGAAGAACGCCTCGCGGCGGCCCTCGAACGCCAGCGTCGCCAACGCCGACACCACGTCTTCCCGCCCCTGAATCTTGCCGAAGGCGCTTTCCATGCCCCAAAGCGCGATAATGTAGCGGCCGGGTACCCGGTAGCGTGCGGTAACCTGCGCCAACTGCGGATGATAGCGC is drawn from Serratia entomophila and contains these coding sequences:
- the dsbB gene encoding disulfide bond formation protein DsbB, which encodes MLQFFNRCSQGRGAWLLMALTALVLELVALYFQHVMLLQPCVMCIYERCALFGILGASLVGAIAPKTPLRYVAILLWIYSAWEGVQLAWKHTMIQLHPSPFNTCDFFVSFPSWLPLDKWLPAVFHASGDCSVRQWQFLTLEMPQWLVGIFAAYLLVALVVLLAQFVRPRRRDLFGR
- a CDS encoding YcgN family cysteine cluster protein; protein product: MSQLPFWQQKTLAEMSEQEWESLCDGCGQCCLNKLIDEDTDEIYFTNVACNQLNIKSCQCRNYERRFELEEDCIKLTRENLTTFDWLPPTCAYRLIGEGRPLFSWHPLISGSKAAMHGERITVRHIAVRESEVVDWQDHILNKPDWAR
- a CDS encoding cholesterol oxidase substrate-binding domain-containing protein, with the protein product MMNESNSRAVATPSLPIKSYYSDFTNWSQETVGRHILTCAPANSDELLKVVNWAYQNNYKVRPLGMKHNWSQLTIAGGENNGNVLLVDLTKSLNKMTIIEANGNGTFKAQTGILMEDLLTQLEKKKLGFLAYPAPGDLTLGGVLAIGGHGTCVPAKGETLPTGGSFGSLSNSIVSLTAVVWDEAGKSYVLKTFQRNEQDITAFMVHVGRALIYEVTMQVPRNKRLRCQSYVNIPATELFAKDAAGKRSFSHYLDQCGRAEAIWFPFTENPWLKIWTETPSYPNVSKPVHSPFNYPFSDNLPKSISDVIKQINNGHPELTPTLGKLQAELVSVGLGATLSFDLWGWSKDLLLYVKPSTLRVTANGYAILTKRANVQSVLYDFVTKYNQMVAAYQSKNSYPMNGPIEIRVTGLDQPAESIVAGAMAPALSALRPHAGKPEWDVAVWLDILTMPDTPDANKFYQEMETWIFSHFSGDYAATRVEWSKGWAYTPEGTWVNSSVIGNNIPTSLGAGAPGGNDWNKASTILNRYDPHRLFSSPLIERLFPI
- a CDS encoding fumarylacetoacetate hydrolase family protein; this encodes MYQHRDWQGALLDFPVNKVVCVGSNYADHIKEMGSATSAEPVVFIKPETALCDIRQPVAIPKEYGSVHHEVELAVLIGTPLKQANEDRVARAIAGYGVALDLTLRELQAGFKKAGQPWEKAKAFDGSCPMSGFIPVAEFGDAQNAELSLTVNDQLRQQGNTRDMITPILPLIAYMSRFFTLRAGDIILTGTPQGVGPMVSGDMLKVTLNGKSLTTRVI
- a CDS encoding lytic murein transglycosylase, whose protein sequence is MGCGANAAQPSGAQQTLLAAAGRDPAQFPAYVEQLKRQARAQGISQATIDRAFAQVHVIDRVIRADRNQPESKITLDDYLRRVIPAAKVRQGRELARRYHPQLAQVTARYRVPGRYIIALWGMESAFGKIQGREDVVSALATLAFEGRREAFFSRQLMAALKIVEQGHAGEGPLKGSWAGAMGQCQFMPTSFLRYAVDGDGDGRIDIWHNRDDVFASTANYLATEGWQPSVGWGREVRLPAGFDSALLGLKDSQARSVDAWQKRGVRRADGGALPQARQRGWVIAPDGMQGRAFLVYDNFRTIMHWNSSYYFAIGVGLMADGIGR